The Triticum aestivum cultivar Chinese Spring chromosome 7B, IWGSC CS RefSeq v2.1, whole genome shotgun sequence genome window below encodes:
- the LOC123162590 gene encoding peroxidase 5, with product MGSLSMKCLLFTSAVAVVLALFPVAAVGAGLKVGFYSKSCPSAENLVQQAVAAAFKNNTGVAAGLIRLHFHDCFVKGCDGSVLIDSTANNTAEKDAPPNKPSLRGFEVIDAAKKAIEAKCPKTVSCADILAFAARDSVALAGNVTYKVPAGRRDGRISTNASALSNLPSPLSTAAELVGNFTLKNLTAEDMVVLSGAHTIGVSRCSSFTNRLYAFSNTSQVDPTMSSAYAFLLKSICPANSSQFFPTTTTDMDIITPTVLDNKYYVGLTNNLGMFTSDQALLTNSTLKASVDEFVKSEKRWKSKFVKSMVKMGDIEVLTGTQGEIRLSCRVINKGSAGLEINNGPDYGEFAEIATS from the exons ATGGGCTCCCTTTCCATGAAGTGCCTGCTCTTCACCTCGGCAGTCGCCGTTGTCCTTGCTCTTTTCCCCGTTGCCGCTGTCGGCGCCGGCCTGAAAGTCGGATTCTATAGCAAGAGCTGCCCATCGGCAGAGAACCTGGTGCAGCAGGCGGTGGCTGCTGCCTTCAAGAACAACACCGGTGTCGCCGCTGGCCTCATCCGGCTGCACTTCCACGACtgttttgtcaag GGTTGCGACGGATCAGTCCTGATCGACTCGACAGCAAACAACACTGCCGAGAAAGACGCGCCCCCCAACAAGCCCAGCCTCCGCGGGTTCGAGGTGATCGACGCGGCAAAGAAGGCCATCGAGGCCAAATGCCCCAAGACGGTCTCATGCGCGGACATCCTCGCCTTCGCCGCCCGTGACAGCGTCGCGCTAGCAGGAAACGTTACCTACAAGGTGCCCGCCGGGCGCCGCGACGGCAGGATTTCCACCAACGCGAGCGCCCTCAGCAACCTACCCTCGCCGCTCTCGACGGCGGCCGAGCTGGTCGGCAACTTCACCCTCAAGAACCTCACGGCCGAGGACATGGTCGTCCTCTCCGGCGCCCACACCATTGGCGTCTCCCGCTGCTCGTCCTTCACAAACAGGCTATATGCCTTCAGCAACACCAGTCAG GTTGACCCTACGATGAGCTCTGCCTACGCGTTCCTGCTGAAAAGCATATGCCCTGCCAACAGCAGCCAGTTCTTCCCAACCACGACGACTGATATGGACATCATCACCCCGACGGTGCTCGACAACAAGTATTACGTGGGTCTGACGAACAACCTGGGCATGTTCACGTCGGACCAGGCGTTGCTCACGAACTCGACTCTGAAGGCATCGGTCGACGAGTTTGTCAAGAGCGAGAAGAGATGGAAGAGCAAGTTTGTCAAGTCCATGGTGAAGATGGGGGACATTGAGGTGCTGACAGGAACGCAAGGAGAGATAAGGCTCAGCTGCAGGGTCATAAACAAAGGGAGCGCTGGTCTTGAGATCAATAATGGACCCGACTATGGTGAATTCGCTGAAATCGCGACGAGCTAG